One window from the genome of Nitrospiraceae bacterium encodes:
- a CDS encoding aminopeptidase P family protein, whose translation MACEHLLALRAELVRQRLTGFVVPHTDEYQNEYLPPCAERLAWLTGFTGSAGTAIVLLDEAAMFVDGRYTLQVADQVDEKSFTLHNSGEISPEEWLALRATPTDRIGYDPWLHTPRDLERFQTATKRVGAQLVPCASNPIDGVWHDRPQPPSGMIKPHLLEFSGEISQVKREIVSRRFLEHRIDAAIITAPDSIAWLLNIRGSDVAHTPLPLCEAILYATGRVALFVDPKKITPGLQAHLGPDISFALPEEFEAGLQQLGTHGNRVLCDPAKTNSWIFTTLTRSGADLVHKDDPCVLPKACKNPVEIAGAYAAHQRDGVAMCQFLAWLAREGPKEQVTELEAVDYLDACRRKQALWEDCSFPTISGAGSNGAIVHYHSTPETNRRLESGTLYLVDSGAQYLDGTTDITRTIAIGPPSDEHRDRYTRVLQGHIALATARFPEGTTGSQLDALARAPLWTMGLDYDHGTGHGVGSFLGVHEGPQRIGKAANAVALKPGMIVSNEPGYYKTGAYGIRLENLVTVVEDESFKNSSRRFLTFDTLTIVPFERALIAMELLSLKERQWVDTYHARVWADLQSLVDTDTRAWLELATQPLI comes from the coding sequence ATGGCATGTGAACATCTTCTGGCGCTACGAGCGGAGCTGGTCCGTCAACGATTGACGGGCTTTGTGGTGCCGCATACGGATGAATATCAAAATGAATATCTCCCTCCCTGCGCAGAGCGGCTTGCCTGGTTGACCGGGTTTACCGGTTCGGCGGGGACGGCGATTGTCTTACTGGATGAAGCCGCAATGTTTGTGGATGGCCGGTATACGCTTCAAGTGGCTGATCAGGTTGATGAGAAAAGCTTTACGCTTCACAATAGTGGAGAAATTTCACCAGAAGAATGGTTGGCACTTCGTGCAACACCAACCGATCGCATCGGCTATGACCCCTGGCTTCATACCCCGCGGGATCTCGAACGGTTTCAGACCGCAACTAAACGAGTCGGTGCACAACTCGTCCCCTGTGCATCGAATCCGATCGATGGCGTTTGGCATGATCGGCCTCAACCACCCTCAGGTATGATCAAGCCTCATCTGCTGGAGTTTTCGGGGGAAATTTCCCAGGTTAAGCGTGAGATAGTAAGCCGGAGGTTTTTGGAACACCGGATCGATGCGGCCATCATTACGGCACCCGATTCCATTGCCTGGTTGTTGAACATTCGCGGTTCGGATGTAGCTCATACTCCACTACCATTGTGCGAGGCTATTCTCTACGCCACCGGTCGGGTCGCCCTGTTTGTCGATCCGAAAAAAATCACCCCGGGCTTGCAAGCACATTTGGGTCCGGACATTTCCTTTGCACTACCGGAGGAATTTGAAGCCGGCTTACAACAGTTGGGGACCCATGGGAATCGGGTGCTGTGTGATCCGGCTAAAACCAATTCCTGGATTTTCACCACATTAACCCGGAGTGGGGCTGATCTTGTGCATAAAGATGATCCCTGTGTGCTCCCGAAGGCCTGTAAAAATCCCGTAGAAATTGCAGGAGCCTATGCGGCGCATCAACGGGATGGAGTGGCCATGTGTCAGTTTCTGGCGTGGCTGGCCCGGGAAGGTCCCAAGGAACAGGTGACTGAATTAGAGGCCGTGGACTATCTCGATGCCTGTCGCCGAAAGCAGGCGTTGTGGGAGGATTGCAGCTTTCCTACAATTTCGGGTGCAGGGTCAAATGGCGCTATTGTGCATTATCATTCGACTCCGGAGACGAATAGGCGTCTGGAGTCCGGGACATTATATCTGGTGGATTCCGGAGCGCAGTATTTGGACGGAACGACCGATATCACCCGGACCATTGCGATTGGACCTCCTTCGGACGAACATCGTGATCGTTATACCCGCGTGTTACAAGGCCATATTGCTCTGGCCACGGCCAGATTTCCTGAAGGGACCACAGGTAGCCAATTGGATGCGCTGGCACGGGCGCCCCTATGGACAATGGGGTTGGATTACGATCATGGGACAGGCCACGGTGTCGGGAGTTTTTTAGGGGTCCATGAAGGCCCACAACGGATCGGGAAGGCTGCCAATGCGGTCGCCCTGAAGCCGGGGATGATTGTGTCAAATGAACCGGGTTATTACAAAACCGGTGCCTATGGGATTCGCTTGGAAAACCTGGTGACGGTGGTGGAGGATGAGTCCTTCAAAAACTCATCCCGGAGGTTTCTGACCTTTGATACCCTGACAATTGTGCCATTTGAACGAGCCCTCATCGCCATGGAATTGTTATCGCTTAAAGAACGTCAGTGGGTGGACACCTATCATGCCCGTGTGTGGGCGGATCTCCAATCCCTCGTGGATACCGATACGCGTGCCTGGTTGGAGCTGGCGACGCAACCTCTCATCTAA
- a CDS encoding STAS domain-containing protein gives MQVAERMQDTTLVLMISGRVTVYSRKVFQGMVKSARFSGAKHIIFNMEGVTFMDTIGLGGLVLAYLDLNDNHMAMSVVEPQQPVKTLLEDANFPQLVPTYPTEETALQAIH, from the coding sequence ATGCAAGTAGCCGAACGAATGCAAGATACAACGCTGGTCTTGATGATTTCAGGACGAGTGACCGTGTACTCCCGGAAAGTGTTCCAGGGGATGGTGAAATCCGCCAGGTTCTCCGGCGCCAAGCATATCATTTTTAATATGGAGGGTGTTACGTTCATGGACACCATTGGGTTGGGGGGGCTGGTACTCGCCTACCTCGACTTGAATGACAATCATATGGCCATGAGCGTCGTCGAACCCCAACAGCCGGTGAAAACCTTACTGGAAGACGCAAATTTTCCCCAACTGGTTCCGACGTATCCCACCGAAGAGACTGCCTTGCAAGCCATTCATTAG